In Candidatus Neomarinimicrobiota bacterium, the following proteins share a genomic window:
- a CDS encoding 30S ribosomal protein S12 produces MPTISQLIRKGRSAPKKKTSAPALGGSPQKRGVCTRVYTTTPKKPNSALRKVARVRLTNGFEVTAYIPGEGHNLQEHSLVLIEGGRVKDLPGVRYHIIRGTQDASGVDDRRTSRSRYGTKKPKS; encoded by the coding sequence TTGCCCACAATAAGCCAGTTGATAAGAAAGGGACGGTCGGCTCCGAAGAAGAAGACTTCGGCGCCCGCATTGGGAGGTTCTCCCCAGAAAAGGGGAGTCTGTACGAGGGTCTATACGACGACACCGAAGAAGCCGAACTCCGCTCTCAGAAAAGTGGCGCGCGTACGTCTGACCAATGGATTTGAAGTGACGGCTTATATTCCCGGCGAGGGGCACAACCTCCAGGAGCATTCACTCGTGCTTATCGAAGGGGGAAGGGTTAAAGACCTGCCGGGTGTGAGGTACCATATTATCCGCGGGACGCAGGACGCAAGCGGGGTAGACGACAGAAGAACGAGCCGCTCGCGGTACGGAACGAAAAAACCGAAATCTTAA
- the rpoC gene encoding DNA-directed RNA polymerase subunit beta', giving the protein MKPRQATFKENFKEIQISLASPDSILARSYGEILKPETINYRTYKPEKDGLFCEKIFGPVKDWECHCGKYKRPRYKGIICDRCGVEITRKKVRRERMGHITLAVPIVHIWYLRSIPSKISYVLGMSVKLLEKIVYYENYVVLDPGTTELEKNQLLSEDELNELEEEIGEETLYGDNPLVVDTGGDAIGKMLASLEIPELILELRDKVENETSVQRKLEALKRLRVVKSFEEREGKKLNKAEWMVMGIIPVIPPELRPLVPLDGGRFATSDLNDLYRRVIIRNNRLKQLMEIRAPEVILRNEKRMLQEAVDSLFDNSRRRTAVRSGSRRLLKSLSDMLKGKQGRFRQNLLGKRVDYSGRSVIVVGPDLQLHQCGLPKEMAIELFKPFIINKLIERGYQRTVKGAKKMVERKDSQIWDVLEEVIEDHPVLLNRAPTLHRLGIQAFQPVLVEGRAIRIHPLVCAAFNADFDGDQMAVHIPLSIEAQLEARVLMLASHNILSPAHGMPIALPSQDMVLGCYYLTKSLPGAKGEGMTFSSPSEAKIAYDHDLITLHTDIIVRRNGEMINTTVGRVIFNDIVPKELEYVNRVVTKKYLEKIVGEAFRISGNYDTVTFLDGLKKLGFEHATLSGISFGLDDVVIPPEKQELVEEAHKQVKQVIAQYEAEIITDGERYNKVIDIWTSTSLKIGDAMMKHLEEADHGFNPVYMMSDSGARGNREQIRQLAGMRGLMAKPQKSLTGGTGEIIENPITSNFKEGLTVLEYFISTHGARKGLADTALKTADAGYLTRRLVDVAQDVVILLEDCGTIRGISISALKEGEEVKELLKDRVLGRVALDDVHDPITEEFIVGAGTEIDEAVADVIENSAVESIAIRSALTCEAKRGICAKCYGRNLTTGKMIFNGEAVGIMAAQSIGEPGTQLTLRTFHVGGAASVIAAKTEMHAKVGGYLKYDKKFKVTPKRAGGRIALTRNSKLHIVNKNGQNIVNYNVPYGATVLKDDGEKIEQDEVIFKWDPDVDVIIAQEDGIIKFVDIEEGQTLREEADEAGRKQRFIIESRDKKLTPKIEIITKRKKSETSARIPVRSQLMVSEGKKVKQGDILIKKRRESRKAGDITGGLPRVAELFEARQPKEPAVVSEIDGIVSYGKLRRGVQEIIVKGSEEEEKKYSVPYGKHVLVHPGDTVEAGEALSEGSIAPQDILNILGPGKVQEYLVDEIQAVYRFQDVRINDKHIEVIVRQMMRKVEVKDPGDTDYLEGDRINKIYFLDENNRIEGLVVVTDSGDSKINPGELLEKERFKQTNERLKKVDKKPMKSRTTNQATSKPLLLGITRASLNTESFISAASFQETTRVLTDAAVASKVDPLRGLKENVIMGRLIPAGTGSIISKNLILKVDDDKETGVSEQVSEMEEREAASVAEKTV; this is encoded by the coding sequence ATAAAACCAAGACAAGCGACGTTCAAGGAAAATTTCAAGGAAATACAGATATCTCTGGCGTCGCCCGACTCGATACTTGCCCGCTCTTACGGCGAAATATTAAAACCGGAGACAATCAACTACCGGACTTACAAACCGGAAAAGGACGGACTCTTCTGCGAAAAGATATTCGGTCCGGTCAAGGACTGGGAGTGTCACTGCGGTAAATACAAACGACCCCGTTACAAGGGGATAATTTGCGACAGATGCGGCGTGGAGATAACCCGCAAGAAGGTTCGCAGAGAGAGAATGGGGCATATAACTCTCGCCGTTCCGATAGTACATATCTGGTACCTGCGGTCGATTCCCAGCAAGATAAGCTACGTATTGGGCATGTCGGTCAAGCTACTCGAGAAGATAGTTTACTATGAAAATTACGTTGTTTTAGATCCGGGAACAACGGAACTCGAAAAAAATCAACTCCTTTCCGAGGATGAATTAAACGAGTTAGAGGAGGAGATCGGAGAGGAAACGTTGTATGGTGATAATCCGCTCGTCGTAGATACGGGCGGCGATGCCATAGGCAAGATGCTTGCCTCATTGGAAATACCTGAACTTATTTTAGAACTACGGGATAAAGTAGAGAACGAGACCTCCGTACAGCGGAAATTAGAAGCGCTTAAAAGACTGCGCGTGGTGAAATCGTTCGAAGAACGCGAGGGTAAGAAGCTCAATAAAGCCGAATGGATGGTAATGGGTATCATCCCTGTTATCCCGCCGGAGCTCAGACCGTTGGTACCGCTCGACGGGGGCAGGTTCGCAACAAGCGATCTGAACGATCTTTACAGGCGGGTCATCATCCGTAACAACCGACTAAAACAGCTGATGGAAATTCGCGCTCCCGAAGTCATCCTCAGAAATGAAAAGAGAATGCTTCAGGAAGCGGTTGATTCGCTCTTCGATAACAGCCGCAGGCGCACCGCAGTCAGAAGCGGTAGCCGCAGGCTGCTAAAGAGTCTTTCGGATATGCTCAAAGGCAAACAGGGGAGATTCCGTCAAAACCTGCTCGGGAAGAGAGTTGACTATTCCGGCAGATCGGTCATCGTGGTCGGACCGGACCTCCAGCTGCACCAGTGCGGACTGCCGAAAGAAATGGCGATCGAGTTATTCAAACCGTTCATCATAAACAAGCTGATTGAACGGGGTTATCAGCGTACCGTGAAGGGCGCAAAAAAGATGGTGGAGCGGAAGGACTCTCAGATATGGGACGTCCTCGAAGAGGTGATAGAAGATCATCCGGTACTTCTAAACCGCGCTCCGACGCTTCACAGGCTCGGCATTCAAGCGTTCCAGCCTGTTCTTGTGGAGGGTAGAGCGATCCGAATTCATCCTCTTGTCTGTGCGGCGTTCAATGCTGACTTCGACGGCGATCAGATGGCGGTGCATATTCCTTTATCAATCGAAGCGCAGCTTGAAGCGCGTGTGCTGATGCTTGCGAGCCATAACATTCTTTCTCCGGCGCACGGAATGCCGATAGCTCTTCCTTCGCAGGATATGGTGCTCGGATGCTATTATCTCACGAAAAGTTTGCCGGGCGCTAAAGGTGAAGGGATGACATTCAGCTCGCCCTCCGAAGCGAAGATAGCGTATGACCATGATCTGATCACACTTCACACCGACATCATTGTACGAAGGAACGGTGAGATGATCAACACGACCGTCGGAAGAGTAATATTCAACGATATCGTACCGAAAGAACTTGAATACGTAAACAGGGTGGTAACTAAAAAATATCTTGAAAAGATCGTAGGAGAGGCGTTCAGAATATCCGGAAATTACGATACCGTTACATTTCTTGACGGGCTTAAAAAGCTCGGATTCGAACACGCCACACTCAGCGGAATATCTTTCGGGCTCGATGACGTTGTCATTCCTCCCGAAAAGCAGGAGCTGGTTGAAGAGGCCCATAAACAGGTCAAACAGGTAATCGCTCAGTACGAGGCTGAGATCATAACCGACGGAGAGCGCTACAACAAGGTGATAGATATCTGGACTTCTACGAGCTTAAAGATCGGCGACGCTATGATGAAACATTTAGAGGAGGCGGATCACGGATTTAATCCGGTATACATGATGTCGGATTCCGGCGCAAGAGGCAACAGGGAACAGATACGTCAGCTCGCCGGTATGCGCGGGTTAATGGCGAAGCCGCAAAAGAGCCTGACAGGCGGAACGGGTGAGATTATCGAGAACCCGATTACGTCGAATTTCAAAGAAGGGCTTACGGTTCTGGAATACTTCATCTCCACACACGGCGCGAGGAAGGGTCTTGCCGATACCGCTCTCAAAACGGCTGATGCAGGATATCTGACGCGGCGTTTGGTCGATGTAGCCCAGGACGTGGTGATCCTGTTAGAAGACTGCGGCACGATCAGGGGGATCTCCATCTCGGCTCTCAAGGAAGGTGAAGAAGTCAAGGAACTCCTGAAAGACCGTGTGCTCGGCAGAGTGGCTCTCGACGATGTTCATGACCCGATAACGGAAGAATTCATCGTCGGAGCGGGTACCGAGATAGATGAAGCGGTAGCGGACGTGATCGAGAACAGCGCCGTCGAATCGATAGCGATACGCTCAGCGCTCACCTGCGAAGCAAAGCGGGGAATCTGTGCCAAGTGCTACGGCAGAAATCTCACTACCGGCAAGATGATTTTCAACGGCGAGGCGGTAGGAATCATGGCGGCTCAAAGTATCGGCGAGCCGGGTACGCAGCTTACGCTCCGGACGTTCCATGTAGGCGGTGCGGCGAGCGTAATCGCCGCTAAGACGGAAATGCACGCCAAGGTCGGCGGGTATTTGAAATATGACAAGAAATTCAAAGTCACGCCGAAGCGGGCTGGAGGCAGAATAGCGCTTACGAGAAATTCCAAACTGCATATCGTGAACAAGAACGGTCAGAACATAGTGAACTACAACGTTCCTTACGGAGCGACAGTATTGAAGGACGACGGTGAGAAGATAGAACAGGATGAGGTAATCTTCAAATGGGACCCGGACGTTGACGTTATCATCGCCCAGGAGGACGGAATTATCAAGTTCGTGGACATTGAAGAGGGGCAGACCCTCAGGGAAGAAGCTGATGAAGCCGGCAGGAAACAACGGTTTATCATCGAATCGCGCGATAAAAAACTCACTCCGAAGATCGAGATAATAACCAAGAGAAAGAAATCGGAAACAAGTGCGAGAATACCCGTCCGTTCACAACTCATGGTTTCGGAAGGGAAAAAGGTTAAGCAGGGTGATATCCTCATCAAGAAACGCCGGGAGAGCCGGAAAGCAGGCGACATAACCGGCGGTCTCCCCAGGGTTGCCGAGCTCTTTGAAGCGAGACAACCGAAAGAACCGGCGGTCGTCAGCGAGATAGACGGCATAGTCAGCTACGGCAAGCTCCGGAGAGGCGTTCAGGAGATCATCGTAAAGGGCAGCGAAGAAGAGGAAAAGAAATATTCAGTCCCGTACGGCAAACATGTGCTGGTTCATCCGGGAGATACGGTGGAGGCGGGCGAGGCGCTCTCAGAGGGTTCTATCGCTCCGCAGGACATTCTGAACATCCTCGGACCGGGTAAGGTGCAGGAATATCTCGTTGACGAGATACAAGCCGTTTACCGGTTTCAGGATGTGCGAATAAACGACAAGCACATAGAAGTTATCGTCAGGCAGATGATGCGGAAGGTGGAGGTCAAAGACCCGGGCGACACCGATTACTTAGAAGGCGACAGAATCAACAAGATCTATTTTCTCGATGAGAACAACAGGATAGAAGGGTTGGTAGTCGTAACCGATTCAGGTGATTCGAAGATCAATCCGGGTGAGCTGCTGGAAAAGGAACGGTTCAAGCAAACGAACGAACGGTTGAAAAAGGTCGATAAAAAACCGATGAAATCAAGAACCACAAATCAGGCGACATCGAAACCCTTGCTCTTGGGCATAACGAGAGCCTCGCTCAACACGGAGAGCTTTATCTCCGCGGCATCGTTCCAGGAGACTACACGCGTTCTGACCGACGCAGCCGTAGCAAGCAAGGTTGACCCGCTGCGGGGTCTGAAAGAAAACGTGATAATGGGTCGTCTAATTCCCGCCGGAACCGGCAGCATAATATCAAAAAATTTGATCCTTAAAGTCGACGATGATAAGGAAACGGGAGTCAGCGAACAGGTTTCCGAGATGGAAGAGCGGGAAGCGGCGTCTGTAGCGGAAAAAACCGTATGA
- the rpsG gene encoding 30S ribosomal protein S7, with protein sequence MARRRRPEKRDILPDPRYSDLVVSKFINNLMLKGKKSTAETIFYSALEIIGGKLKTDAPLEIFQKALENATPMLEVRSRRIGGSTYQVPIEINPKRKQALAMRWLIGYARAGGGKSMAQKLANEFIAASKNEGATIEKKRNTHKMAEANKAFAHFRI encoded by the coding sequence ATGGCAAGAAGAAGAAGACCGGAAAAACGTGATATACTGCCCGACCCGAGGTATTCAGACCTCGTGGTCAGCAAGTTTATCAACAATCTGATGCTCAAAGGGAAAAAGAGCACGGCGGAGACGATCTTTTACAGCGCCTTGGAGATAATAGGTGGAAAACTCAAAACTGACGCTCCGTTGGAAATTTTTCAAAAGGCGCTCGAAAATGCGACACCGATGTTAGAGGTGCGGTCACGCAGAATAGGAGGCTCGACCTACCAGGTTCCTATAGAGATCAACCCGAAGCGGAAACAGGCGCTTGCGATGCGATGGCTGATCGGATACGCACGCGCGGGAGGCGGTAAGAGCATGGCTCAAAAACTCGCCAACGAGTTCATAGCGGCATCCAAGAACGAAGGAGCTACAATAGAGAAAAAACGCAATACTCACAAGATGGCGGAAGCGAACAAGGCATTCGCCCACTTTAGAATTTAG